Part of the Amyelois transitella isolate CPQ chromosome 15, ilAmyTran1.1, whole genome shotgun sequence genome, atgatttttttgCAGTTATGGGTAAAGCTGAGGGGATTGGTGAGAACTGGCATGGTCACGTGACAGCGTTAACAGTCAGCCCTGACTATAGAAGGCTAGGTCTAGCCGCGACATTGATGAAAATACTGGAAGATGTATCAGAAAAGTTGGTTACAAATTACTTTGAGCATTTTACCAATGGAAAgcatttcattatttcataTATATCTTAGTCTTGgaagtatatatacatatatataataatatatatttatatataatatatataagtatttatttcaaaatagtatctcataacacaagttacTTTGAGACTATTTCAATTTGCCTGACCTTTGCCAGGATATTCCTGATTTCATTAAAGCGTCTGCTTTTTCTTTTCAGGAAAAAAGCCTTTTTTGTAGACCTATTTGTAAGAGTAAGTAACAAAGTTGCCATTAATATGTACAAGAATCTGGGCTACATAGTCTACAGGATAGTTCTGGAATATTATTCTGGAGACCCGGATGAAGATGCTTACGGTAtggtttgaattttttaattctcatacaatacataaatcCCGCCTCTTTCcggaaggggtaggcagagaccacatcttcccacttgccgcgatccctgcatactactttctcttcatccacattcataactttcttcatgcaagctcgccagtttcgggtactctttatcttatacatatataaaattctcgtgtcacaatgttcgttcccaaAGTTCTCCGAAACAGCTtgaccgattttaatgaaattttgtgagcacaTTGATTAGGTCTGAGGATCGAcctacatctatttttcatacccctttgCGATAaaggttgtccacccttaacctaaaaattatttatatggcaaaacaacgtttgccggaacAGCTAGTCATccaatacaatttaaaattttctataaCCCAAGATCCAGCCTTAATCTTTTCAATTATTGTTTCAGACATGAGAAAAGCCTGTTCAAGAGATGTGAACAAAAAGTCAGTTATACCATTAGCACATCCAGTAAGGCCGGAAGACGTGGACTgatttgaaaatgtttaaaatgatCATCAAAAGTACTGATGGAGTCACATaataaaacaagttttttaataataaatgtattacaat contains:
- the LOC106137595 gene encoding N-alpha-acetyltransferase 20 — its product is MTTIRPFTCEDMLKFNNVNLDPLTETYGLSFYTQYLAHWPEYFQVAESPSGEIMGYIMGKAEGIGENWHGHVTALTVSPDYRRLGLAATLMKILEDVSEKKKAFFVDLFVRVSNKVAINMYKNLGYIVYRIVLEYYSGDPDEDAYDMRKACSRDVNKKSVIPLAHPVRPEDVD